The Betta splendens chromosome 7, fBetSpl5.4, whole genome shotgun sequence genome includes a window with the following:
- the pfdn4 gene encoding prefoldin subunit 4, which yields MRQMVVCQQPEKKEEKKTKMAAIVKGPAVEDVNVTFEDQQKINKFARNTSRMTELKSEIEAKKKSLQNLEDASDDLMMLDDDCVLIPYEIGDVFISHSREETQVMLESARETLEREIGGLEDQVSAIQKVLGDLKVQLYAKFGNNINLEADES from the exons atgcgccAGATGGTTGTTTGTCAGCAGCcggaaaaaaaggaggagaagaagacgaagaTGGCAGCGATCGTGAAGGGACCT GCTGTCGAAGATGTTAATGTCACTTTTGAAGACCAGCAGAAGATCAATAAATTTGCTAGGAATACAAGTCGCATGACAGAACTCAAAAGTGAAATTGAGGCAAAGAAA AAATCCTTGCAGAACTTGGAGGATGCCAGCGATGACCTAATGATGTTAGATGATGACTGTGTTTTAATCCCCTATGAAATTGGTGATGTGTTTATCAGTCACAGCCGGGAAGAAACACAAGTAATGCTCGAGTCTGCAAGG GAGACACTGGAGCGAGAGATCGGAGGCCTTGAGGACCAAGTATCTGCAATACAGAAAGTGCTGGGTGATCTAAAGGTCCAGCTCTACGCCAAGTTTGGAAACAACATCAACCTGGAAGCAGATGAAAGCTGA
- the bcas1 gene encoding breast carcinoma-amplified sequence 1 isoform X1, with product MGIEQSKSEELNKDGSVPEVHENGSVNGITASITPNGLKADVKSEVTVQQNGKPLSLSLSTESSGPDGVVVQTNTEPVEAQVVTEIPETVNLKEEIKKEKVKAFGNIFKKKAAGAKNLQKQAASDEELTNVVDPQFEAGQQQQPESSSTEPLSASAAAEEADNGSSQPQEEQEQSDPAEISVMNFFKTLVAPTKTSKKETATPDASKDQSQKETQQAAAITVAQVSEPPAAPKGMSIPPPPPPEPPKMEIKGELAAKSAKPAPKEEPKAAAKEPASSKAKSAKNSFSKLFRPKSENKVEPQEIAKEVEQSVEQVVDGLQQLVVEAERLDPSKTSTLEAVAKPEPPPPAQEEKKPASKSPFDLFKPKTGPKKAASAPTAAAEAAQPAKAKEEPKTVAKSSEAVVENKQPAAVVQAGDTGASVPKKLEKRNSIQLFFKNLGQKRNSIDAGVQTEPVVVAPAAEKAK from the exons ATGGGAATCGAGCAATCCAAGAGCGAAGAGCTGAACAAG gATGGGTCAGTTCCTGAGGTGCATGAAAATGGATCAGTGAATGGCATCACAGCAAGTATCACACCCAATGGACTGAAGGCAGATG tcaAAAGTGAGGTCACTGTCCAACAAAATGGCAAGCCCCTCTCTTTGAGCCTGTCCACAGAATCATCTGGGCCCGATGGTGTGGTGGTCCAAACCAACACTGAACCTGTGGAGGCTCAGGTCGTCACTGAAATCCCTGAGACCGTCAACCTGAAGGAGGAGATCAAGAAGGAAAAAGTCAAGGCCTTTGGtaacatatttaaaaagaaagCAGCTGGTGCCAAGAACCTTCAGAAACAAGCTGCCTCAGACGAAGAACTCACGAACGTCGTTGATCCACAGTTT GAGGCAGGCCAGCAGCAACAACCTGAATCCTCATCAACGGAGCCGCTAAGCGCGAGCGCAGCCGCCGAAGAAGCCGACAACGGCAGCAGCCAACCTcaggaagagcaggagcagagcgaCCCCGCGGAGATTTCAGTTATGAACTTCTTCAAAACACTA GTGGCTCCCACTAAAACGTCTAAAAAGGAAACCGCTACTCCTGATGCCTCAAAAGATCAG TCGCAGAAGGAGACCCAACAAGCAGCAGCCATTACT GTTGCTCAGGTATCTGAACCACCTGCAGCACCCAAAGGAATGTCTattccaccaccacctccaccagagCCACCGAAAATGGAAATCAAAGGCGAACTCGCTGCCAAGTCTGCAAAGCCTGCTCCGAAGGAGGAACCAAAGGCTGCTGCAAAGGAACCCGCGTCTTCGAAGGCAAAGTCAGCCAAGAATTCATTCAGCAAATTGTTCCGCCCAAAG AGCGAAAACAAGGTTGAACCTCAGGAGATCGCAAAAGAGGTTGAACAGTCAGTGGAACAG GTGGTGGATGGTTTACAGCAGCTAGTGGTAGAAGCTGAG AGGTTAGATCCCTCAAAAACTAGCACCCTCGAGGCTGTTGCGAAGCCAGAACCACCACCACCGGCTCAGGAAGAAAAGAAACCGGCTTCAAAATCACCCTTCGATCTCTTCAAGCCTAAA ACCGGGCCCAAGAAAGCAGCCTCTGCCCCGACTGCAGCGGCTGAAGCGGCCCAACCTGCTAAAGCCAAGGAGGAACCAAAGACTGTGGCCAAGTCCTCTGAGGCAGTTGTAGAAAACAAACAACCTGCAGCGGTCGTTCAAGCTGGAGACACTGGAGCCAGCGTGCCCAAAAAACTGGAGAAGAGGAACTCGATCCAGCTGTTCTTTAAAAACCTG GGTCAGAAACGTAACTCTATAGATGCCGGGGTCCAGACAGAGCCGGTCGTTGTTGCTCCAGCAGCTGAGAAGGCCaaatga
- the bcas1 gene encoding breast carcinoma-amplified sequence 1 isoform X2 — protein sequence MGIEQSKSEELNKDGSVPEVHENGSVNGITASITPNGLKADVKSEVTVQQNGKPLSLSLSTESSGPDGVVVQTNTEPVEAQVVTEIPETVNLKEEIKKEKVKAFGNIFKKKAAGAKNLQKQAASDEELTNVVDPQFEAGQQQQPESSSTEPLSASAAAEEADNGSSQPQEEQEQSDPAEISVMNFFKTLVAPTKTSKKETATPDASKDQVAQVSEPPAAPKGMSIPPPPPPEPPKMEIKGELAAKSAKPAPKEEPKAAAKEPASSKAKSAKNSFSKLFRPKSENKVEPQEIAKEVEQSVEQVVDGLQQLVVEAERLDPSKTSTLEAVAKPEPPPPAQEEKKPASKSPFDLFKPKTGPKKAASAPTAAAEAAQPAKAKEEPKTVAKSSEAVVENKQPAAVVQAGDTGASVPKKLEKRNSIQLFFKNLGQKRNSIDAGVQTEPVVVAPAAEKAK from the exons ATGGGAATCGAGCAATCCAAGAGCGAAGAGCTGAACAAG gATGGGTCAGTTCCTGAGGTGCATGAAAATGGATCAGTGAATGGCATCACAGCAAGTATCACACCCAATGGACTGAAGGCAGATG tcaAAAGTGAGGTCACTGTCCAACAAAATGGCAAGCCCCTCTCTTTGAGCCTGTCCACAGAATCATCTGGGCCCGATGGTGTGGTGGTCCAAACCAACACTGAACCTGTGGAGGCTCAGGTCGTCACTGAAATCCCTGAGACCGTCAACCTGAAGGAGGAGATCAAGAAGGAAAAAGTCAAGGCCTTTGGtaacatatttaaaaagaaagCAGCTGGTGCCAAGAACCTTCAGAAACAAGCTGCCTCAGACGAAGAACTCACGAACGTCGTTGATCCACAGTTT GAGGCAGGCCAGCAGCAACAACCTGAATCCTCATCAACGGAGCCGCTAAGCGCGAGCGCAGCCGCCGAAGAAGCCGACAACGGCAGCAGCCAACCTcaggaagagcaggagcagagcgaCCCCGCGGAGATTTCAGTTATGAACTTCTTCAAAACACTA GTGGCTCCCACTAAAACGTCTAAAAAGGAAACCGCTACTCCTGATGCCTCAAAAGATCAG GTTGCTCAGGTATCTGAACCACCTGCAGCACCCAAAGGAATGTCTattccaccaccacctccaccagagCCACCGAAAATGGAAATCAAAGGCGAACTCGCTGCCAAGTCTGCAAAGCCTGCTCCGAAGGAGGAACCAAAGGCTGCTGCAAAGGAACCCGCGTCTTCGAAGGCAAAGTCAGCCAAGAATTCATTCAGCAAATTGTTCCGCCCAAAG AGCGAAAACAAGGTTGAACCTCAGGAGATCGCAAAAGAGGTTGAACAGTCAGTGGAACAG GTGGTGGATGGTTTACAGCAGCTAGTGGTAGAAGCTGAG AGGTTAGATCCCTCAAAAACTAGCACCCTCGAGGCTGTTGCGAAGCCAGAACCACCACCACCGGCTCAGGAAGAAAAGAAACCGGCTTCAAAATCACCCTTCGATCTCTTCAAGCCTAAA ACCGGGCCCAAGAAAGCAGCCTCTGCCCCGACTGCAGCGGCTGAAGCGGCCCAACCTGCTAAAGCCAAGGAGGAACCAAAGACTGTGGCCAAGTCCTCTGAGGCAGTTGTAGAAAACAAACAACCTGCAGCGGTCGTTCAAGCTGGAGACACTGGAGCCAGCGTGCCCAAAAAACTGGAGAAGAGGAACTCGATCCAGCTGTTCTTTAAAAACCTG GGTCAGAAACGTAACTCTATAGATGCCGGGGTCCAGACAGAGCCGGTCGTTGTTGCTCCAGCAGCTGAGAAGGCCaaatga
- the bcas1 gene encoding breast carcinoma-amplified sequence 1 isoform X3, which translates to MGIEQSKSEELNKDGSVPEVHENGSVNGITASITPNGLKADVKSEVTVQQNGKPLSLSLSTESSGPDGVVVQTNTEPVEAQVVTEIPETVNLKEEIKKEKVKAFGNIFKKKAAGAKNLQKQAASDEELTNVVDPQFEAGQQQQPESSSTEPLSASAAAEEADNGSSQPQEEQEQSDPAEISVMNFFKTLVAPTKTSKKETATPDASKDQSQKETQQAAAITVAQVSEPPAAPKGMSIPPPPPPEPPKMEIKGELAAKSAKPAPKEEPKAAAKEPASSKAKSAKNSFSKLFRPKRLDPSKTSTLEAVAKPEPPPPAQEEKKPASKSPFDLFKPKTGPKKAASAPTAAAEAAQPAKAKEEPKTVAKSSEAVVENKQPAAVVQAGDTGASVPKKLEKRNSIQLFFKNLGQKRNSIDAGVQTEPVVVAPAAEKAK; encoded by the exons ATGGGAATCGAGCAATCCAAGAGCGAAGAGCTGAACAAG gATGGGTCAGTTCCTGAGGTGCATGAAAATGGATCAGTGAATGGCATCACAGCAAGTATCACACCCAATGGACTGAAGGCAGATG tcaAAAGTGAGGTCACTGTCCAACAAAATGGCAAGCCCCTCTCTTTGAGCCTGTCCACAGAATCATCTGGGCCCGATGGTGTGGTGGTCCAAACCAACACTGAACCTGTGGAGGCTCAGGTCGTCACTGAAATCCCTGAGACCGTCAACCTGAAGGAGGAGATCAAGAAGGAAAAAGTCAAGGCCTTTGGtaacatatttaaaaagaaagCAGCTGGTGCCAAGAACCTTCAGAAACAAGCTGCCTCAGACGAAGAACTCACGAACGTCGTTGATCCACAGTTT GAGGCAGGCCAGCAGCAACAACCTGAATCCTCATCAACGGAGCCGCTAAGCGCGAGCGCAGCCGCCGAAGAAGCCGACAACGGCAGCAGCCAACCTcaggaagagcaggagcagagcgaCCCCGCGGAGATTTCAGTTATGAACTTCTTCAAAACACTA GTGGCTCCCACTAAAACGTCTAAAAAGGAAACCGCTACTCCTGATGCCTCAAAAGATCAG TCGCAGAAGGAGACCCAACAAGCAGCAGCCATTACT GTTGCTCAGGTATCTGAACCACCTGCAGCACCCAAAGGAATGTCTattccaccaccacctccaccagagCCACCGAAAATGGAAATCAAAGGCGAACTCGCTGCCAAGTCTGCAAAGCCTGCTCCGAAGGAGGAACCAAAGGCTGCTGCAAAGGAACCCGCGTCTTCGAAGGCAAAGTCAGCCAAGAATTCATTCAGCAAATTGTTCCGCCCAAAG AGGTTAGATCCCTCAAAAACTAGCACCCTCGAGGCTGTTGCGAAGCCAGAACCACCACCACCGGCTCAGGAAGAAAAGAAACCGGCTTCAAAATCACCCTTCGATCTCTTCAAGCCTAAA ACCGGGCCCAAGAAAGCAGCCTCTGCCCCGACTGCAGCGGCTGAAGCGGCCCAACCTGCTAAAGCCAAGGAGGAACCAAAGACTGTGGCCAAGTCCTCTGAGGCAGTTGTAGAAAACAAACAACCTGCAGCGGTCGTTCAAGCTGGAGACACTGGAGCCAGCGTGCCCAAAAAACTGGAGAAGAGGAACTCGATCCAGCTGTTCTTTAAAAACCTG GGTCAGAAACGTAACTCTATAGATGCCGGGGTCCAGACAGAGCCGGTCGTTGTTGCTCCAGCAGCTGAGAAGGCCaaatga